From a region of the Xyrauchen texanus isolate HMW12.3.18 chromosome 47, RBS_HiC_50CHRs, whole genome shotgun sequence genome:
- the LOC127638955 gene encoding uncharacterized protein LOC127638955, whose translation MSSPHNLVTPCDSTLPSNRVNLVTPCDSTLPSNRVNLVTPCDSTLPSNRVNLVTPCDSTLPSNRVNLVTPCDSTLPSNCANLVTPCDSTLPSNRANLVTPCDSTLPSNRVNLVTPCDSTLPSNQANLLISYGSTLPSNRANLLTPRDSTLPSNRANLLISYGSTLPSNRADLVTPCDSTLPSNRANLLFSCDSTLPSNRANLLFSCDSTLPSNRANLVTPCDSTLPSNRANLVTPCDSTLPSNRPIWLPHVTLSSLATGPIWLPHVTLRSLATGPIWLPHVTLPSLATGPIWLPHVTLPSLATGPIWLPHVTLPSLATGPIWLPHVTLPSLATGPIWLPHVTLPSLATGPIWLPHVTVPSLATGPIWLPRDSTLPSNRANLVTTCDSTLLILHVITKSYNFR comes from the exons ATGTCCAGCCCccacaatttggttaccccatgtgactctaccctccctagtaaccgg gtcaatttggttaccccatgtgactctaccctccctagcaaccgggtcaatttggttaccccatgtgactctaccctccctagtaaccgggtcaatttggttaccccatgtgactctaccctccctagtaaccgggtcaatttggttaccccatgtgactctaccctccctagcaactgtgccaatttggttaccccatgtgactctaccctccctagcaaccgggccaatttggttaccccatgtgactctaccctccctagcaaccgggtcaatttggttaccccatgtgactctaccctccctagcaaccaggccaatttgcttATCTCATATggatctaccctccctagcaaccgggccaatttgcttaccccacgtgactctaccctccctagcaaccgggccaatttgcttaTCTCATATggatctaccctccctagcaaccgggccgatttggttaccccatgtgactctaccctccctagcaaccgggccaatttgcttttctcatgtgactctaccctccctagcaaccgggccaatttgcttttctcatgtgactctaccctccctagcaaccgggccaatttggttaccccatgtgactctacccttcctagcaaccgggccaatttggttaccccatgtgactctacccttcctagcaaccgaccaatttggttaccccatgtgactctatcctccctagcaaccgggccaatttggttaccccatgtgactctacgctccctagcaaccgggccaatttggttaccccatgtgacactaccctccctagcaaccgggccaatttggttaccccatgtgactctaccctccctagcaaccgggccaatttggttaccccatgtgactctaccctccctagcaaccgggccaatttggttaccacatgtgaccctaccctccctagcaaccgggccaatttggttaccacatgtgactctaccctccctagcaaccgggccaatttggttaccacatgtgactgtaccctccctagcaaccgggccaatttggttaccacgtgactctaccctccctagcaaccgggccaatttggttaccacatgtgactctaccctcctcaTTTTACACGTAATAACTAAAAGTTATAATTTTCGTTga